The Panthera leo isolate Ple1 chromosome D1, P.leo_Ple1_pat1.1, whole genome shotgun sequence region CTGTAGGACAAATTACCCAGGGTGGAGAATGTAAGTCAGCTCGAGTGGGGTCCTCCAGCGAGAACCTCTTAGCACAGTTAGATAATGTAGGCACTTAAAGCGCGAGGTCCAAGCAACTTGACACAGTCATTCCAGAGCCACCTCTGAAAGGTCCTTCAAAGGTCTCCCTCTTGGAATGTCTCAAGtaccattccccacccccacctagaCATCAGGATGGCCACGCAGAAATTCCTCCTGCACCACCCGGAAATGACGTGTCAGCTCCACACAGCCTCCATATGGCTGGTTCAGTCTCACGTCACTGGCAGTGTGGACTCCTGCTCTGATCTAGGCATTTCTGGGTCCATACAGAACTCCACCTTTTGCTTGCAAGACGTTTTTAAGCCTTACCATGATTTTGTTAAGCCTTACAAATGATTTACCCAAGTGTTTACCCCTCATAAAAAAGAATctttgagttttttgttgttgttctttttctcttctaaaagaaagaaagaaagaaagaaagaaagaaagaaagaaagaaagaaagaaaacagaaaagaaagaaaccactgtTCTCCATGCTTATGAGAGTGCCACAATATGACAAAATTTGTCCACTCGTTCACAGCAGTGGTACATTATTTCAGAGCACCcaactgatttttcttcctttaagagaaaacaaaataaagaggggaccaaagggggagggagggaaagaatgtgCTCTAAGAAAATGTAGATCTTTCCAGCAAAAGAAGCTTCTGCTGACCAAGGCCCAAAGAGTGAGTGGGAGCCCAGGAGGTGCATCATGGGAAGTGGAGTGAGCAGTTCATTCAGTTGCcttaatttttattcagtttccaATCATCTGATTGATATTGCCAACATCTTTACAACATACAAATAAATCTTTTATCAACCAGAATATATACTGAAGGAATTCTTTCCCCATCCCTACTCCCTGTgggaacttgaaagaaagaaacaaagaaagaaagaaagaaagaaagaaagaaagaaagaaagaaagaaagaaagaaagaaagaaaacaaaacaacaaaacaaacaaaaaaaacacaaaacaaacaaaaatatacccCTCCCATCCACCCATTCCCTAAGCCAGTAAAGCAATGACAACAGCACCTTGACATTGTTTTAATTCCAACGCTATCAGAAGTTAAAAGCAGTAAAACAGATAATAGTACTAACAAGAACGAAGATACTTACTGTCTAAAATGTAAACGGAATGTTTTGGTTcaaatttttgttggttttttttttttttttgtctgttttctgaaAGAGGACAGTTTATTATCAATTCACAATTAAAGCAGcatgcaatttattattttttttttaaactttttacgTTTTCAATTCTTGGCAACGGCAACAAACCACAACGTTATCGAGGAATGAAATGCAGACTTTTTAAAGTTGTGCGCAAAATGACTGTTTCCCTTCTGGTCATGGATATGTCCAATAAATAGATTGTAGAACCACTGTACTGTATAAACTTCATTTATACATGCagttcataaaattattttttcttaactgaaTAATTTACCctgttatgtatatatacaaatagataATTTTTGTCTCAATATAATCTATACAACATCAATCCACTATCTTCCCCTTTTAATGGTCAATGTACATACACAGGAAGTGTCTATCCTTATGAATCGCCAGCCAATTCTCTTTTTGCTATCCATGGTGAGGGCCCGCACGTACGACTGGGTAGTTCGGCACTGGGAGTTCCAATGCCTTTTGTCTATGCCCCTGCAGCCCTCCTTTGTGTAACCCATGGGATTGCACTTGGTCTCGTAGAAGTACTGCTTCAGTTGGCCTTTAGATACAGGGACTTTTTCAAGGACGGTGACCGTCCCGCCCGACATGTCCACTGCAGTCTTTTTATCTGCCGCTGTCACCCACTCGCTAATGCTGTCGCACACGCTCAGCTCCCCACGGCGGGCAGGGTCAGAGTGGCGCCGGACCCTCATAGACATGTTTGCAGCATCCAGGTAATTTTTGTATTCCTcaagcagaaagaggagaggaggctCCAAAGGCACTTGACTACTGAGCATCACCCTGGAAGTGTATAAGTCCGCGTCCTTACTGTTTTCTTCATTGGGTCGACCTTTCTGGTCCTCGTCCAACAGCTCTTCTATCACGTGTTCAAAAGTGTCAGCCAAGGATGTCAGGCCTCTTGACCCTGCCTTGGGCCCGTTCACGCTCTCCAGAGTCCCATGGGTCCGCACACCTGGGTAGGCCAAGCTGCCTTGTCCTCGGCCGTTGGCTTCTTTCATAGGGGCAGCCTTCATGCAACCGAAGTATGAAATAACCATAGTAAGGAAAAGGATGGTCATCACTCTTCTCACCTGGTGGAGCTGcagggaaaaaacagaaacaggacaCAGAGCCGGTTAGCGCTTTCTTTCGCAGGGATGCGCTGCGGCCATCGGACTGTGATTCCAGGCCATTCTGCGGGGGCAAGGATTTTATGCACTGGTGATGAACTCTAGTTGCATCAGACACACGTTAGCGTCAGTCGTGTGCTCTGTGTGGCATTTACACCCAAGGTTAGATGGCTTCTACATAAGTGAAAAAAACTGTGGCTGCAAGTTCTCCCTTACCAGCTttgtaagtttaatttttaatgatctctgctcaggctgtcacaagaaacacaaaatcagaaatgttACTAGGCAACAACTCCAAGtgtaatagtaatttttttttcaagttagcaACATGGTCCTATTGCGGGAGCTGTGTGACAGGAACAGCAGTGGCCTGAGGGGTCTGTGGGGGCCTTTCTGGCTGTGTGATATCTAGGTATGAAGAGCACCGTAAAACAGAAGTCGGGGAGCTGTAAGGAGCCTTTtacatggacttttttttcccctcccataaTCTATTAGGACAAAGCATAAAGATAATCCCATCAAGCCATCCcgctttacagataaggaaccaAACCAAAGGCCACCGAGGACTTGCTTCCTGTCCTGAAGAAAGTTTATGTCCTGAAGGAAGTTTACATTAGAACTCGGGGCTCCCAACTTTAGCTTCAATGTTTTCCTAGTACACCTGGGTGGTCACTACTGAAAATGTTCTGCTTATTTCCAAACACAAATCATTTTCTACACGTTGATTTTAATGGTGTGTCTATACCTGGGGCTGATGTCATGAAAACAATGTGTCTGCTTAAAAGAGCACTGAAAAAGTCAGCATTAAAAAGGCAATGAAGTCAATGTCAAATGCCTCCCATATGCGGATCCACGTTTATCTCCACTAACTCTGAGCCCCTCACCCCTTTGACTTTTCTGGCTCATGTACAGAGCCATCCAAGCAAGCTCAGCTTCTCCTTTTATTAGAAATGTGGTCCTGTGAGTACGTGTATGTGAGAGAGCTCAGAGTTTATCATAACTTTAAAAGGCTGAGTGGCGTTTTGCAAATTTTGGAATAGGCAGTGAGCACTTCTTTCTGTGCTTTTGAAGTTTTCTGGGAAGTCCCTTAACAGCACACCACAAAATTAATCTTTTCCTGTTTGCCAGAGGGTTGCTATACTCTAAATCTGGCTCTACATCTATAAGCAGGCTCTGGGAAGCCAATTAGAatggaagaacaaacaaaatgaaaacatacctaTAGACCGACCCAAGGTTACCGTCAGATGGTGAAGGACTTCAGAATCACTTACCTGAAGCACTGGGTCTCTTAGCAAGAAAGAGAAGCATCCCTGGGCTCCGACACTCTAACTATTCCTACTTCTCAGTCCTGGAGCAAGGACTTACAAAAAGACACACATGTGTCTAACCAGTAGGGAAAAGGACTGTTTTTCTGCCCATATGAAGTGTCACTGAACAGGAAGACAACCTACCTCCAGTTAATAGGTCATACTTCAGAAATGGCTAAAAATTCTGGCATTGAAAAGCAAATGTTTCTCTTCTCCACTTTTGTAAGAGATCACATTTTCTACCACTAAGGGGCTATTACCATCCCCAAACACCCACAAATTTCTTTGTGGATTCACTCTCACTATATACAAATAGCAAGCACGCTCAGAGCCGTTTGGAGCGCACAATGGCCAGAGTCTGAAGCACACACTGGTTTGAATAAACCACAGATATCTATTCTGCTAACACCTGAACTTTTTGTGAATGTTCTGGATTCCGCACCATCAAAGAAATGTATCCTCCAAGGAGGTTTCTATTCCTGGCAGGCAGTATTTACACCATTGAATGAAAACCTTTTCTCCTGATGTTCCCAGTCCAAGTTAAAACAACCCAAGGGGCACCTCAAATGTAGGTCGATGAAAGAAtgcaaatatagaatattttactCCAGTCATCCATATCACTCTGGTAGAGATTTGCTGTGATCAGCAATCTTTTAATGCCATATTTCATCAAGTCTAAGATACCACCATTATAAAACACATCATTTTATGTaccactaagaaataaaaaatgcagcCAATTAAACCATTGCTTTATCACTTGGAAATATTATTGTACACTTACTGAAGAGTTCTTTTAGACTTATTTGGACACATTTTATCATATACAATTTTTCTGCATATGAAACAAGAGTAAGCCAACTAAATTGGTTAAGGTGATGACAACTATACGATGACTCCTACATGGCAACAATAACAATACAATAACATCAGCTACAAGACACAACTTCAGAGATATTACAAATATGAATGACAAACTGTGATTCTAGAATTAATGAAATGGAGtaagtttcataaatatttactaaatgcccACATGAGCCGCTTAAAATGGCCCAGGGTACTGAGGCATCTTCAGCTACAGAGTTGGGAAATTGTTTTATTATCACTACCAGAGATAGGAGGCTTTTAATGATATACCTTTTTCTATACTTGGCTTAGAGAAGTTTACCCTGCCTTTCACTGGTCTCCTCTTTATGTTAGTAACTTTTTGGTTCCAAAAGTGGTActttatgtatcattttattaGCAGTTccataaacaaatatttcagagGACGAAACGGTATCTGAGTAAATATAACTTGGCTTTCATCCTGAAGCCCAAACAGTGGCATCCCTCAAAGCGGAACATCTGCACGGATTCAGTTAAATTAAGTATCTGGTGCTAAAGCCCAGCCCCCTTTGCCAGCCCTGACCCCAGTGACACTTCTAGGATGCTCACTGCCTACTCCCAAGGCCTTATAAGTGCATCCAGCACCAAACTCAATACCTTTTGTGGAAACAATATTACTTCCTAACTTGTCTGTTTCTGACAGTGATTTCTTAATACTTTGGACCACCCAGGGTGGAGGCTAGGAATCTTGGAATCAAGTTTGACCATACATTTTGGGTATGGTCTTCAAATCCAATCAGTGAAGAAGTCCTGCTCATTTTTCCTTTACAACATTTCTCCTGTCCATCCCTTTTCCTCCATCCCGCTGCCGCCATCTTGGTTCAGCTCTCACCATCTCAATGTCCCCCTGATGCACTTTACGTCCTTTCTGCTCCATTCAACTATGATGATCACTGCCTGACCAACCACTCaccttatctttctctctcaaaaacttgCAATAGCATTTTCATTCCATTAGATACCATCTAACAACTTCTTTTACCTGGTATCACACCCTTCAAAATCTGGCCTCACCGTTACTCACCTCTACTCTGATCAGGCCAGAATCCTTGGAGCTCTATATACATTATTGCCTGGAAGTGACCTGTTCCATTCTTCTGGCAAACTTTTTTCTGTCTGATTAAATCTCACTTATCATCCTTCATAGCACAGTTCAAGCATCAGATCATACATGCCACCTTCTCTTCTAAAATTTGCATCTTATAGCTCATTGAGTATTCTCATATCCCTACTTGCTTGTTAACTAACAGTGTTTGCTAACCATGGTCAGCCTTCAGTTAGATGATAGGCTCTCTGAGGGAATGAATCATGTCTGACTACCTCACCCCTGCAATTAATGGTCAACATAGAATAATATAATAGTTCTCAGTAAAAATTTACTGATGGGCTTACTAAACCATTAGAAAAGGCAGTATTAACCTTTTATGGGAAGGCTTTCCATTTGGAAAGCACAAGTGAACTCATTGGAATTATTTGGTCAAGTGCAGGCCATGCTAAACCCAAATTAAAAGCTCGAAGGGATCTGATAGATGGCAATTATCAGTCATGAAGAATCTCTTTAGCTTCTCTAACAGGGTAAAGCCTTACTTGActaatttctaaaaagaaaataacactatATCATACAAATTCCTCTTATCACTTGTGTAGCCCTGTTCCTAACAGAAGACTTAGAAAAGTAGCCagtgataataataatcacaGTGAAACTTGGATTTTTAGTATTTCAACTGCCTTTTTGGCTGTTAACCTCTTCAATGAgtaattttatatactatattagGAAATCCTAACAATAAGTAAGAACTTCCATGACAATTCCTAACGTTTTAGCCCTTCGGATGTGTCTTTattacacaaaagataaagaggcTGTGTAATACTCCTAAGTAGATTGTTAGTCTATATATCTGTTTCTACATAATAAATTCACTGGTGCTGTCTAATTCTGCTCCAAGGCTCACAACAATCAACCCaatcacatctataaaatgcTAGGAAGGATTGTTTGTAGCCccattctcaaaaaattaaatatagtacACAGGgctaaaaagaaaattgacaaaataGAAGTAAAGTTTAGTTTTAAGTATGACTCATGAGTCTTAAACATTCAACTAGATGAATATCCATGACAGCATGCTGTAGTAATAACTTAACATTTGTCTAAAAGACGATAGAGCATTCACAAGTATGATCTAATTTGATTGTTACAAGGAGATAAGACAggtattattatccacatttcaAGATAAGACCACTatggttcagagaggttaacaGGTTACCTCTTCACCCAAGTTTTTACTATCAGGACGTGCTGccagttttagaatatttaacTGCAGGGAGAAGACAGACGATGCTACAAAGGGTGGTCAAAGAAGGAGCTTATACAACACAGCCATAGTTTTCTGTAGCTGTGCGTATCCTGGAGCCCAGCTTTCTAAAGGCAGCACCAGTGAGATACTACTTTGCAGTTCTGGACTAATCATGACCTAAAAGTCCCTTCAACTTTAAGGCCTGATTATTTCAGTAGATGAAATTTCAGACAACATGGTCTTCCTCTAAAGGAAAGCTATGCAAAAACATAGGCATGATAGAATGATGTTTCTATGGCCAAAGTTAAGAAGGAAAACCAAACAGTAATATGGATAATTCaggcacagaggagaaaaaatgcAAAGTGTTCCCGATCCCCCAGTCCCTTAGGGTTATGTCTATGACATGTAATcaaagaaaatagtttaaagatATGGTTGCTCATCTTAGTCGTATAAGCAACAAGGATGATGGTAATGTTGAAGAAAttatcaattaatatttaattcctAACATATATGATGCAAACCTATTAAAAGACCACCTTAATGCAATCTTtcaaatcaatataaataatcTTCGATTTGTATCCAGTTTCACTACATGCATTTATTAGCCTTTGTTCATTCATCACACATGGAATCTACTTTCAAATCTTATAGTCTAGGAGAAAAGTAGGATATGCATGTAAGTAACTAAAACAGAAAAGTAGAAGCaacccaggaaaagaaaaaattctataaaGAGAAAGAGGTTACTTCCAGTTAGAGAAGGAAGTATGCTTTGTGAAGAGGAAGGCAAAGGATAGGAAAGATTTAGACGTGTTCAGAAAAGACACCAATGGATGGATGGAGTCTTGGTTAAAGGCACAGAGTACATTTCTGGAGAGAAGAGCTCTGGAAAGGAATAGTGAGAAAGAAGAGTGAGTGACTCTCAGATTCCAGAAAGCTCTGAGGGTGATGCTAGAGAGTTCGGACCCTGCCTTATAGGCATGAAAGAGCCAGTGAGAGTTTCTGGAAATGCTTCCAGAAGCCCCGTTTATCACCAGATACAGGAGGGCCTAAAAGAACGATAGACTGGAAGAGACAATTCATTGATTTTCTCCTTAGTGGCCattgagctttaaaaataaatactgagtagTTACTTAAGTGTGAGATTGGGGTTAAGGGCTTGGGTATATCTTttaacttaattcatttatttctattttctatttatttatttctaggctGAAGGGAGTTACAAAAGAAGGGGTTAGAGAGAAGTGTGCAGAAATGAGTGCTAACCATGGGGTCATGTCTGGTTTGGCTGAAAGAACATCATGGGAGGAGGTAGAGGGAAGGCGGGAATCGAAACTCATTCCAATTATAATTACACTGAACTTGGATTCCACTGCTCAGCACTTTTAATTCAGAGATCTCCAAACACTTTGCAAATGTTAACTAATTAAGACTCATAGGACCCTAGAGGTACAGGTAACTATAATTATCCACCTTTCGTACAGGAGGAAAGAGGACCAGAGTTTTTAATCAACTCATCCACTCACTGTGGTTCCCCTGATAGAACAAGGTTAGAAACTCAGATTCCAAAGGAAAACTAGGCCTTCAACTACAGAGACTAGTTTCTTTCATCCCTCTGCATTATTTTCCCATTAGGTATACACTGCTTAGCtgagaagaattaaaaacaaataaacaaacaaacaacaacaataaaacttcACATTCCTCAAGGAAAATAATTGGCAGTTGGaatccataaataaaataaggatggCGGCTGGGGCTAATGATCATGACAGATGCTCACCTACTTGTCTGAAAGACCAATCAActgaaactaataaatattttagtaaatgaaATCTGATAATGCAGATTTTCCTAAGCTTTGAAGGAACTGCCTTAGGtcttgggggggggtggtcagtcagttaagcatccaactttggctcaggtcatgatcttgtggtttgtgggttcaagccccacgtcaggctctgtgctgacagctagctcagagtctggagcctgcttcgaattctggttctctttctctctctctgcccctccccgctcacactcttctgtctctctatatcaaaaaataaacattaaaaatttttttattaaaaaaaatgtaggttttggggctcctgggtggctcagctggttaaatgtcagactgattttggctcaggtcatgatctcatggttcatgggactgaaccTGGTGTTAGGCACCAGAGAAATTGCTGGTTCTTAGAGACCCAGAAAAATACAATACATGTAATTATCATGACAAAAAGTATATTCCTCTGAATTATTAACTTGATAGATAAATTTATATACATCTTTGATACAAAGCAAAATATCTCTGGTCCTCTATTAACCTCCTCTATTCCATACCCTATCCTTGAAAAAGCAAACACGCTTCTACTGGTCAGAGATCTCATCTCCTTCACCCAGGAGTAAAACTAGACCATATTCTCCATTAGGAAGGATAGGGATGGGTATTCTCCTCTGAATTACCACAATTTGTACAAGACCTTGTACCAACTAGGTTCCCACACATGCTCAATGACTCTATTCCCTTTGTGCTGGTAATATCTGCATAGTATTTAGGGAGGTGAAATTAAAGTAAGAACAGTAGTCTTAAAATGAGCTGGAATGAATTTTGGAATAAGGGATAGAACAAGGACCAGGTCTGGGCAGAAAACACCCCACTTGCCGTTCCAGTCCCAGGCACAGCTGCCACCATGAtccaaaggtttttgtttttttgttttgtttttttaacatttattcatctttgagagagagagagagagagagagggaggagcagagagggagacacagaatccgaagcaggctccaggctctgagctgtcagcacagagcccgatgcgggacccAAACTCACTGgcgagatgacctgagccaaagccggatgcttaaccgactgagccacccaggagcccacgaTCCAAAGGTTTTTAAGTGCCTCCAACCCTGCTGCCCCAAGAAACCTACTGTTCGACTGTAACCAAGGAAGACTCCCTGAAAGCCAGAGCCACCCACAGCTGGCAGTCCTATCCATGCCTGCCCT contains the following coding sequences:
- the BDNF gene encoding LOW QUALITY PROTEIN: brain-derived neurotrophic factor (The sequence of the model RefSeq protein was modified relative to this genomic sequence to represent the inferred CDS: inserted 1 base in 1 codon; deleted 1 base in 1 codon) yields the protein MSDPSSRRRWSSRSPPPPPPRPGAPARSPSRVPRRAAGSRAGPRSRPGAPPASSSSGSFDETLELQXATAAVGPAASGSATGIGAGHRGQERHNDVTPPQGTRELCVDPELHQVRRVMTILFLTMVISYFGCMKAAPMKEANGRGQGSLAYPGVRTHGTLESVNGPKAGSRGLTSLADTFEHVIEELLDEDQKGRPNEENSKDADLYTSRVMLSSQVPLEPPLLFLLEEYKNYLDAANMSMRVRRHSDPARRGELSVCDSISEWVTAADKKTAVDMSGGTVTVLEKVPVSKGQLKQYFYETKCNPMGYTKEGCRGIDKRHWNSQCRTTQSYVRALTMDSKKRIGWRFIRIDTSCVCTLTIKRGR